The Streptococcus oralis Uo5 genome includes a window with the following:
- a CDS encoding TRZ/ATZ family protein, translating into MKVYQHVNIVTCDQDFHVYLDGILVVKDSQIVYVGQDESDILEQAEQIIDYQGAWIIPGLVNCHTHSAMTGLRGIRDDSNLHEWLNDYIWPAEAGFTPDMTTKAVKEALTEMLQSGTTTFNDMYNPNGVDIEQIYQAVKVSKMRCYFSPTLFSSETETTAETISRTRAIIEEILGYENPNFKVMVAPHSPYSCGRDLLEASLDMAKELDIPIHIHVAETQEESGIILKRYGKRPLAFIEELGYLDHPSVFAHGVELNEREIERLATSQVAVAHNPISNLKLASGIAPIIQLQKAGVAVGIATDSVASNNNLDMFEEGRTAALLQKMKSGDASQFPIETALKALTIEGAKVLGMENLIGSLEVGKQADFLVIQPQGKIHLQPQGNMLSHLVYAVKSSDVDDVYIAGEQVVKQGKVLTVEI; encoded by the coding sequence ATGAAAGTCTATCAGCATGTAAATATTGTGACTTGTGACCAAGATTTCCATGTCTATCTGGATGGTATCTTGGTTGTTAAGGATTCTCAAATCGTCTATGTCGGCCAAGATGAGTCAGATATTTTAGAGCAAGCTGAGCAGATTATAGACTATCAGGGAGCCTGGATCATACCTGGTTTGGTTAATTGCCATACCCATTCTGCTATGACAGGCTTGCGAGGGATTCGGGATGACAGCAATCTCCATGAATGGCTCAATGACTATATCTGGCCAGCAGAAGCAGGATTTACTCCCGATATGACTACCAAGGCAGTCAAAGAAGCTCTGACGGAGATGCTCCAGTCAGGGACAACAACCTTCAACGATATGTATAATCCCAATGGTGTGGATATCGAACAGATTTATCAGGCAGTCAAGGTTTCCAAGATGCGTTGTTATTTCTCACCGACCCTCTTTTCTTCAGAGACAGAAACAACTGCTGAGACCATAAGCAGAACACGTGCCATTATAGAGGAAATCTTAGGATATGAAAATCCAAATTTCAAGGTTATGGTAGCTCCACATTCTCCGTATAGCTGTGGTAGAGACTTGCTGGAAGCGAGCTTAGATATGGCAAAAGAGCTAGACATTCCTATCCATATCCATGTAGCGGAGACCCAGGAGGAATCAGGAATTATCCTGAAACGATACGGCAAACGTCCCCTCGCATTTATAGAAGAACTAGGTTACTTAGATCATCCGTCTGTCTTTGCTCATGGGGTCGAATTAAACGAGAGAGAAATTGAACGTTTGGCAACCTCTCAAGTGGCTGTCGCCCACAATCCTATCAGTAACCTCAAACTAGCCTCAGGGATTGCTCCCATCATCCAACTTCAAAAAGCAGGAGTAGCAGTCGGAATTGCGACTGACTCGGTTGCTTCCAATAATAATCTAGATATGTTTGAGGAAGGACGGACCGCAGCCCTTCTTCAGAAGATGAAAAGTGGAGATGCCAGCCAATTTCCTATCGAAACAGCTCTCAAAGCTCTGACGATAGAAGGTGCTAAGGTTCTTGGAATGGAAAACCTGATAGGAAGTCTGGAAGTTGGCAAGCAAGCAGATTTTCTCGTGATTCAACCACAAGGAAAAATCCATCTCCAACCTCAGGGAAATATGCTCTCTCACCTCGTTTATGCAGTCAAATCCAGTGATGTTGATGATGTTTATATCGCTGGAGAACAGGTGGTTAAGCAAGGCAAAGTTTTGACAGTAGAGATTTAA
- the rplJ gene encoding 50S ribosomal protein L10: protein MSEAIIAKKAELVDVVAEKMKAAASIVVVDARGLTVEQDTVLRRELRGSEVEYKVIKNSILRRAAEKAGLEDLASVFVGPSAVAFSNEDVIAPAKILNDFAKNAEALEIKGGAIEGAVASKEEIVALATLPNREGLLSMLLSVLQAPVRNVALAVKAVADNKEDAA from the coding sequence ATGAGTGAAGCAATTATTGCTAAAAAAGCGGAACTAGTTGACGTAGTAGCTGAAAAAATGAAAGCTGCTGCATCTATCGTCGTTGTAGACGCTCGTGGTTTGACAGTTGAGCAAGATACAGTTCTTCGTCGTGAGCTTCGTGGAAGCGAAGTTGAGTATAAAGTCATTAAAAACTCAATCTTGCGTCGTGCAGCTGAAAAAGCTGGTCTTGAAGATCTTGCATCAGTATTTGTTGGACCATCTGCAGTAGCATTTTCTAACGAAGATGTTATCGCACCAGCGAAAATCTTGAACGACTTTGCTAAAAACGCTGAAGCACTTGAAATCAAAGGTGGTGCAATCGAAGGCGCTGTCGCATCTAAAGAAGAAATCGTTGCTCTTGCAACTCTTCCAAACCGCGAAGGACTTCTTTCTATGCTCCTTTCTGTACTTCAAGCGCCAGTGCGCAACGTTGCTCTTGCAGTCAAAGCGGTTGCAGACAACAAAGAAGACGCAGCTTAA
- the rplL gene encoding 50S ribosomal protein L7/L12: MALNIENIIAEIKEASILELNDLVKAIEEEFGVTAAAPVAVAAAGAADAGAAKDSFDVELTAAGDKKVGVIKVVREITGLGLKEAKELVDGAPGVIKEGVPTAEAEEIKAKLEEAGASVTLK; the protein is encoded by the coding sequence ATGGCATTGAACATTGAAAACATTATTGCTGAAATTAAAGAAGCTTCAATCCTTGAATTGAACGACCTTGTAAAAGCTATCGAAGAAGAATTTGGTGTAACTGCAGCTGCTCCTGTAGCTGTTGCTGCAGCTGGTGCTGCTGACGCTGGTGCTGCTAAAGACTCATTTGACGTTGAGTTGACAGCTGCTGGTGACAAAAAAGTTGGCGTTATCAAAGTTGTACGTGAAATCACTGGTCTTGGACTTAAAGAAGCTAAAGAACTTGTTGATGGTGCACCAGGTGTCATCAAAGAAGGCGTTCCAACTGCAGAAGCTGAAGAAATCAAAGCTAAATTGGAAGAAGCTGGAGCTTCAGTTACTCTTAAATAA
- a CDS encoding DUF2268 domain-containing protein: MKINMIRSDKVYQEMLELPLEKREGCFRAKILAPFAMKYQTQHIPLKAKYPGGFDALFLLGFMNQLPGTLSEKDRPAIDSLSSDQLWQDCQDTIKRSIGLFEQAGYDLDVEDYHFTILLGNPEKPMLQLNKGYSGDGGIPGYLMLSLLPNDYTLPRVQAALAHECNHNVRFQFIKWNQQTTLADWVVSEGLAESFAAELYGKDLIGPWVTSTSPEQLEEIKPIISSQLQLTGMAEMAPYLYGDEIAKIQGQMPVGMPYAAGYAYGYHLIQAYLKRTGKSIVEATVTPTEEILEATKDFWK, encoded by the coding sequence ATGAAAATCAATATGATTCGTTCAGATAAAGTTTACCAAGAGATGCTCGAGCTTCCTTTAGAAAAAAGAGAAGGTTGCTTTCGAGCTAAAATATTAGCACCTTTTGCAATGAAATACCAAACGCAACACATCCCTTTGAAAGCAAAGTACCCTGGAGGATTTGATGCTCTATTCCTACTTGGCTTTATGAATCAGTTGCCCGGAACTCTATCAGAAAAGGATAGACCAGCTATCGACTCTCTGAGCTCTGATCAACTCTGGCAGGACTGCCAGGATACCATCAAAAGGAGTATTGGTCTTTTTGAGCAGGCTGGCTATGACTTAGATGTTGAGGATTACCATTTTACTATTTTATTGGGCAATCCAGAAAAACCTATGCTACAGCTCAATAAGGGTTATAGCGGAGATGGCGGAATTCCAGGCTACCTCATGCTTAGTCTGCTACCAAATGACTATACTTTACCACGTGTGCAGGCTGCGTTGGCTCACGAGTGCAATCACAATGTCCGTTTCCAATTTATCAAATGGAACCAGCAGACGACACTAGCAGACTGGGTAGTCAGTGAAGGATTGGCAGAGTCTTTTGCTGCTGAGCTCTATGGCAAAGATCTCATTGGGCCTTGGGTCACTTCAACCAGTCCAGAGCAGTTAGAAGAGATTAAGCCCATCATCTCAAGTCAGCTTCAGCTAACGGGGATGGCGGAAATGGCACCATATCTCTACGGTGATGAAATAGCTAAGATACAGGGTCAGATGCCAGTTGGAATGCCTTATGCTGCAGGCTATGCTTATGGCTATCATCTGATACAAGCTTATCTGAAAAGGACAGGCAAGAGCATTGTTGAGGCCACAGTAACACCAACAGAAGAGATTTTAGAGGCGACGAAAGACTTTTGGAAATGA
- a CDS encoding EXLDI protein, translating to MHYKRIELKLTDQGIHERKIFQGVKIFSRSKLSKDQKSILTQKIYLTPKQNIVYYQRTDINYDQNWQHNKDYYELVYGQLDRETVFKVCQYFDELSRFLENELLEKLKEKQSAGKFFEKLDI from the coding sequence ATGCACTATAAAAGAATTGAATTGAAGCTGACAGATCAAGGAATTCATGAGCGTAAGATTTTTCAAGGTGTTAAGATTTTCAGCCGTAGCAAGTTATCTAAAGATCAGAAAAGCATTCTAACACAGAAGATTTACCTGACACCGAAGCAAAACATCGTTTACTATCAACGGACAGATATCAACTATGACCAGAACTGGCAGCATAATAAGGACTATTACGAACTAGTTTACGGTCAGTTGGACAGAGAGACTGTTTTTAAGGTTTGTCAATATTTTGACGAACTAAGTCGTTTTCTGGAAAATGAGCTGCTTGAGAAGCTAAAAGAAAAGCAGTCTGCAGGCAAATTTTTTGAAAAATTAGATATATAA
- a CDS encoding GNAT family N-acetyltransferase, translating to MNLRPMEVRDNPAVAQLIRTSLEEFGLDKPGTVYFDSHLDHLADYYQQQERSAYFVLEDEGQLVGCGGFAPVSDKIAELQKLYVTKNSRGKGYSSRLIKRIFQEARLAGYEQLYLETSTELATAVAIYQHYGFTALQEPLSNAAGHPAMNIWMIKSLSSGE from the coding sequence ATGAACTTACGGCCAATGGAAGTGAGAGACAATCCAGCTGTAGCGCAGCTCATTCGAACTAGTCTTGAAGAATTCGGGCTTGACAAACCAGGAACTGTCTACTTTGATTCTCATCTAGATCATTTGGCCGACTATTATCAACAGCAAGAGAGGTCAGCTTACTTTGTTCTGGAAGATGAAGGTCAGCTGGTTGGCTGTGGTGGCTTTGCACCTGTGTCTGATAAGATTGCTGAATTACAAAAACTGTATGTCACTAAAAATAGCCGTGGCAAAGGTTATTCCAGCAGGTTGATAAAGCGGATATTCCAGGAAGCCCGTCTGGCTGGTTATGAACAGCTTTATCTAGAAACCTCTACTGAACTGGCTACTGCTGTGGCCATCTATCAGCACTATGGTTTTACAGCATTGCAAGAACCACTTTCTAACGCCGCCGGCCACCCAGCTATGAATATCTGGATGATAAAATCTCTCTCATCAGGTGAATAG
- the gdhA gene encoding NADP-specific glutamate dehydrogenase, translated as MTSAKDYIQSVFATVKARNGHEAEFLQAVEEFFSTLEPVFEKHPEYIEENILARITEPERVISFRVPWVDRDGKVQVNRGYRVQFNSAVGPYKGGLRFHPTVNQGILKFLGFEQIFKNVLTGLPIGGGKGGSDFDPKGKTDAEVMRFCQSFMTELQKYIGPSLDVPAGDIGVGGREIGYLYGQYKRLNQFDAGVLTGKPLGFGGSLIRPEATGYGLVYYTEEMLKANGNSFAGKKVVISGSGNVAQYALQKATELGATVISVSDSNGYVIDENGIDFDLLVDVKEKRRARLTEYAAEKATATYHEGSVWTYAGNYDIALPCATQNEINGEAAKRLVAQGVICVSEGANMPSDLDAIKVYKENGILYGPAKAANAGGVAVSALEMSQNSLRLSWTREEVDGRLKDIMTNIFNTAKTTAETYGLGTDYLAGANIAAFENVANAMIAQGIV; from the coding sequence ATGACATCTGCTAAAGACTATATCCAAAGCGTGTTTGCAACTGTGAAAGCTCGTAATGGGCATGAGGCTGAATTTCTCCAGGCGGTTGAAGAATTCTTCAGCACTTTGGAACCTGTATTTGAAAAACATCCCGAGTATATCGAAGAAAACATCTTGGCACGTATCACTGAGCCTGAGCGCGTAATTTCTTTCCGAGTTCCTTGGGTTGACCGTGATGGAAAAGTCCAAGTGAACCGTGGTTACCGTGTTCAATTCAACTCAGCTGTTGGACCATATAAAGGCGGACTTCGTTTCCACCCAACTGTAAACCAAGGGATCTTGAAATTCCTCGGCTTTGAACAAATCTTTAAAAACGTCTTGACTGGACTTCCAATCGGTGGAGGTAAAGGTGGATCAGACTTCGATCCTAAAGGGAAGACTGATGCTGAAGTGATGCGCTTCTGCCAAAGCTTCATGACTGAATTGCAAAAATACATCGGACCATCTCTTGACGTACCTGCTGGTGATATCGGTGTTGGTGGACGTGAAATTGGTTACCTTTACGGGCAATACAAACGTCTTAACCAATTTGATGCGGGTGTCTTGACTGGTAAACCTCTTGGATTTGGTGGTAGCTTGATTCGTCCAGAAGCAACTGGTTATGGTTTGGTTTACTATACTGAAGAAATGCTCAAAGCTAATGGTAACAGTTTTGCTGGTAAGAAAGTGGTTATTTCAGGTTCTGGTAACGTAGCTCAATACGCTCTTCAAAAAGCGACTGAACTCGGCGCTACTGTTATCTCTGTATCTGACTCAAACGGTTATGTCATCGACGAAAATGGTATTGACTTCGATCTTTTGGTTGATGTTAAAGAAAAACGCCGTGCTCGTTTAACTGAGTACGCAGCTGAGAAAGCAACTGCTACTTACCATGAAGGTTCTGTATGGACTTACGCTGGAAACTACGACATCGCTCTTCCATGTGCGACTCAAAACGAAATCAACGGTGAAGCAGCTAAACGTTTGGTTGCTCAAGGCGTTATCTGTGTATCTGAAGGTGCTAACATGCCTAGTGACCTTGATGCGATTAAAGTCTACAAAGAAAACGGAATCCTTTACGGACCTGCCAAAGCCGCTAACGCTGGTGGTGTAGCTGTATCAGCGCTTGAAATGAGCCAAAACAGCCTTCGCCTTTCATGGACTCGTGAAGAAGTTGATGGACGCCTCAAAGACATCATGACCAACATCTTCAATACAGCTAAAACAACTGCTGAAACATACGGACTTGGTACTGACTACCTTGCAGGAGCAAATATCGCTGCCTTCGAAAACGTAGCAAACGCTATGATTGCCCAAGGTATTGTTTAA
- a CDS encoding dihydroorotate oxidase produces MVSTKTQIAGFEFDNCLMNAAGVACMTIEELEGVKNSAAGTFVTKTATLDFRQGNPEPRYQDVPLGSINSMGLPNNGLDYYLDYLLDLQEKEPNRTFFLSLVGMSPEETHTILKKVQESEFKGLTELNLSCPNVPGKPQIAYDFETTDRILAEVFAYFTKPLGIKLPPYFDIVHFDQAAAIFNKYPLKFVNCVNSIGNGLYIEDESVVIRPKNGFGGIGGEYIKPTALANVHAFYQRLNPQIQIIGTGGVLTGRDAFEHILCGASMVQVGTTLHKEGVGAFERITNELKAIMAEKGYERLEDFRGKLRYID; encoded by the coding sequence ATGGTATCAACGAAAACACAAATAGCTGGCTTTGAGTTTGACAATTGCTTGATGAATGCGGCGGGAGTTGCTTGTATGACGATAGAAGAGCTTGAAGGGGTCAAAAACTCAGCAGCGGGTACTTTTGTCACGAAGACAGCGACCTTGGACTTTCGTCAGGGCAATCCTGAGCCACGCTACCAGGATGTTCCACTTGGTTCTATCAACTCTATGGGCTTGCCAAATAACGGCTTAGACTACTATCTGGACTATCTTTTGGACTTGCAGGAAAAAGAGCCAAACCGTACTTTCTTCCTATCTTTAGTTGGCATGTCTCCAGAAGAAACACATACCATCTTGAAAAAAGTTCAAGAGAGTGAATTCAAAGGACTGACAGAGCTTAATCTTTCTTGCCCAAATGTTCCAGGAAAACCTCAGATTGCTTATGATTTTGAGACAACAGACCGTATCTTGGCAGAAGTCTTTGCCTACTTTACCAAACCTCTTGGGATCAAATTACCACCTTATTTTGATATTGTTCACTTTGATCAAGCGGCAGCTATTTTCAACAAATACCCGCTCAAGTTTGTTAACTGTGTTAACTCTATCGGAAACGGCCTTTATATAGAAGACGAGTCTGTCGTTATTCGTCCTAAAAATGGTTTTGGTGGCATTGGTGGAGAGTATATCAAGCCGACCGCTCTTGCTAATGTGCACGCCTTTTACCAACGTCTCAATCCGCAAATCCAAATCATCGGAACGGGTGGTGTTCTAACGGGTCGTGATGCCTTTGAACACATCCTCTGCGGTGCGAGTATGGTGCAAGTAGGGACTACCCTACACAAGGAAGGCGTTGGTGCTTTTGAACGCATTACCAATGAACTGAAAGCTATTATGGCGGAAAAAGGGTACGAGAGACTAGAAGATTTCCGTGGGAAATTGCGCTATATTGACTAA
- the holA gene encoding DNA polymerase III subunit delta → MLAIEESRKLSLSNLSSLNLFTGTDQGQFEVMKSQVLKQIGYDPADLNFAYFDMKEVAYKDLELELVSLPFFADEKIVILDHFVDITTAKKRFLTDDELKSFEAYLDNPSPTTKLLIFAEGKLDSKRRLVKLLKRDAKVFDAVEAKEQELRQYFQKWSQTQGLQFAEKSFENLLIKSGFQFSEIQKNLLFLQSYKSDGVIEEKDIVEAIPKTLQDNIFDLTQLILGKKIDQARDLVRDLTLQGEDEIKLIAVMLGQFRTFTQVKILSEAGQSESQIVSSLGTYLGRNPNPYQIKFALRDSRGISLAFLKRAISYLIETDYQIKTGVYEKSYLFEKALLQIATEAN, encoded by the coding sequence ATGCTAGCCATAGAAGAGAGTCGAAAGTTATCTCTATCAAATTTATCTAGCTTGAATCTATTTACTGGGACAGACCAGGGTCAGTTTGAAGTTATGAAGAGTCAAGTGTTGAAACAGATTGGTTATGATCCAGCTGATCTCAATTTTGCTTACTTTGATATGAAAGAAGTAGCTTATAAAGACTTAGAGTTGGAGCTGGTTAGTCTCCCTTTCTTTGCGGATGAGAAAATCGTGATATTAGACCATTTTGTCGATATTACAACAGCCAAGAAACGTTTTTTAACAGATGATGAGCTCAAGTCATTTGAGGCATACCTTGATAACCCTTCGCCAACAACCAAGTTATTGATTTTTGCTGAAGGAAAGTTAGATAGTAAGAGACGGCTGGTCAAATTGCTCAAACGAGATGCCAAGGTTTTTGATGCAGTAGAAGCCAAAGAACAAGAATTGCGCCAGTATTTCCAAAAATGGAGCCAGACACAAGGTCTGCAGTTTGCAGAAAAGTCTTTTGAAAATCTCCTTATCAAATCTGGTTTTCAATTTAGTGAAATCCAGAAAAATCTCCTTTTTTTGCAGTCTTATAAGTCAGACGGCGTGATTGAGGAGAAGGATATTGTCGAGGCTATTCCAAAGACTCTGCAGGACAATATTTTTGATTTGACTCAGCTTATCTTGGGCAAAAAGATCGATCAGGCCCGTGACTTGGTCAGAGATTTGACCTTGCAAGGGGAGGATGAGATCAAGCTCATAGCTGTCATGTTAGGACAGTTTCGTACCTTTACACAAGTGAAGATTTTATCAGAAGCTGGTCAGTCGGAATCGCAGATTGTAAGCAGTCTGGGGACTTATTTGGGACGCAATCCTAATCCTTATCAAATCAAGTTCGCATTGAGAGATTCGAGAGGGATTTCCTTGGCCTTTCTCAAGCGAGCGATTTCTTATTTGATTGAAACAGACTACCAGATTAAAACAGGTGTCTATGAAAAAAGTTACTTGTTTGAAAAGGCGCTCTTGCAGATTGCGACAGAGGCAAATTGA
- the sodA gene encoding superoxide dismutase SodA, with amino-acid sequence MAIILPDLPYAYDALEPYIDAETMHLHHDKHHQTYVNNANAALEKHPEIGEDLEALLADVDSIPADIRQALINNGGGHLNHALFWELMTPEKTAPSAELAAAIDATFGSFEEFQAAFTAAATTRFGSGWAWLVVNKEGKLEVTSTANQDTPISEGKKPILGLDVWEHAYYVKYRNVRPDYIKAFFSVINWNKVDELYAAAK; translated from the coding sequence ATGGCTATTATCTTACCAGACCTTCCATACGCATACGACGCTTTGGAACCATACATCGATGCAGAAACAATGCACTTGCACCATGACAAACACCATCAAACTTATGTCAACAATGCAAATGCAGCTCTTGAAAAACACCCTGAAATTGGTGAAGACCTTGAAGCTTTGCTTGCTGATGTAGACTCTATCCCAGCTGATATCCGTCAAGCGCTTATCAACAATGGTGGTGGACACTTGAACCATGCTCTTTTCTGGGAATTGATGACTCCTGAAAAAACTGCTCCATCAGCAGAACTTGCAGCAGCAATCGATGCAACATTTGGTTCATTTGAAGAGTTCCAAGCAGCCTTTACAGCAGCAGCTACAACTCGCTTTGGTTCTGGCTGGGCATGGTTGGTTGTTAACAAAGAAGGGAAGCTTGAAGTGACTTCAACAGCAAACCAAGACACCCCAATCTCAGAAGGTAAAAAACCAATCTTGGGCTTGGACGTTTGGGAACATGCTTACTATGTGAAATACCGCAACGTGCGTCCTGACTACATCAAAGCTTTCTTCTCAGTCATTAACTGGAACAAAGTAGATGAGCTTTATGCAGCAGCTAAATAA
- a CDS encoding YutD family protein, whose product MRKEIAPELYNYNKFPGPEFQVNGDKVETEGIAFTLVENIKDAFDVTVFNQRFSEVLTKFDYVVGDWSNEQLRLRGFYKDDRTEEKNEKISRLQDYLLEYCSYGCAYFVLENQAPKRASFDKKLRKKEEENLPRRGKKSSQNKRKPNADKRNRRRHKDQKSQKEDKGQRHFVIRQK is encoded by the coding sequence ATGCGTAAAGAAATTGCACCTGAATTATACAACTATAACAAGTTTCCTGGCCCAGAATTTCAAGTAAATGGGGATAAGGTTGAGACTGAAGGGATTGCTTTTACCTTGGTTGAAAATATCAAGGATGCCTTCGATGTGACAGTCTTTAATCAACGCTTCTCAGAAGTGTTGACCAAGTTTGATTATGTCGTGGGTGACTGGAGCAATGAACAGCTCCGCCTACGTGGCTTTTACAAAGACGACCGAACAGAGGAAAAAAATGAAAAGATTAGTCGTTTACAGGACTATCTTTTGGAGTACTGTAGTTATGGTTGTGCCTATTTTGTTCTAGAAAATCAAGCACCGAAGCGGGCTTCATTTGACAAGAAATTGCGTAAAAAGGAAGAGGAAAACCTTCCTAGAAGAGGGAAGAAATCTTCGCAAAACAAGAGAAAACCAAATGCGGATAAGCGAAATAGACGTCGTCATAAGGATCAAAAGTCTCAGAAAGAGGACAAGGGACAGCGCCATTTTGTCATTCGTCAGAAATAG
- the rlmN gene encoding 23S rRNA (adenine(2503)-C(2))-methyltransferase RlmN, with amino-acid sequence MKPSIYSLTRQTMQEWVLEQGEKKFRADQIWEWLYRKRVQSFEEMTNLSKDLIAKLNDQFVVNPLKQRIVQESADGTVKYLFELPDGMLIETVLMRQHYGLSVCVTTQVGCNIGCTFCASGLIKKQRDLNNGEIVAQIMLVQKYFDERGQDERVSHIVVMGIGEPFDNYNNVLNFVRTINDDKGMAIGARHITVSTSGLAHKIRDFANEGVQVNLAVSLHAPNNELRSSIMKINRAFPIEKLFAAIEYYIETTNRRVTFEYIMLNEVNDGVEQALELAELLKNIKKLSYVNLIPYNPVSEHDQYSRSPKERVMAFYDTLKKKGVNCVVRQEHGTDIDAACGQLRSNTMKRDRQKAVAAVNP; translated from the coding sequence ATGAAACCGTCTATTTATAGTTTAACACGTCAAACCATGCAAGAATGGGTATTAGAACAGGGAGAAAAGAAATTCCGAGCAGATCAAATCTGGGAATGGCTCTACCGTAAACGTGTCCAGTCGTTTGAAGAAATGACCAACCTTTCCAAGGATTTGATTGCCAAACTCAATGACCAGTTTGTCGTAAATCCTTTGAAACAGCGGATCGTACAAGAGTCTGCTGACGGTACTGTTAAGTATCTTTTCGAGTTGCCAGATGGCATGTTGATTGAGACAGTACTCATGCGTCAACACTACGGTTTGTCAGTCTGTGTGACCACTCAGGTTGGCTGTAATATTGGCTGTACCTTCTGTGCATCAGGCTTGATCAAGAAACAACGCGACCTCAATAACGGGGAAATCGTAGCACAAATTATGCTGGTTCAGAAATACTTTGATGAACGTGGTCAGGATGAACGTGTCAGCCATATCGTTGTTATGGGAATTGGTGAACCATTTGATAATTACAACAATGTTTTGAATTTTGTCCGTACCATCAATGATGACAAGGGGATGGCTATCGGTGCTCGTCACATCACTGTTTCAACTTCAGGTTTGGCCCATAAAATTCGTGACTTTGCTAATGAAGGCGTACAGGTCAATCTGGCTGTGTCTCTTCACGCACCCAATAATGAATTGCGCTCAAGCATCATGAAGATCAACCGTGCCTTTCCGATTGAAAAGCTCTTTGCAGCTATTGAGTACTATATCGAAACAACCAATCGCCGTGTGACCTTTGAATATATCATGCTCAATGAAGTCAACGATGGTGTTGAACAAGCCTTGGAATTGGCTGAATTGCTCAAGAATATCAAGAAATTGTCTTATGTAAACTTGATTCCCTATAACCCAGTTAGTGAACATGACCAATATAGCCGTAGTCCTAAAGAGCGCGTGATGGCCTTCTACGATACACTCAAGAAAAAAGGGGTCAACTGTGTTGTCCGTCAAGAGCATGGTACAGATATTGATGCAGCTTGTGGACAATTACGCTCCAATACAATGAAACGTGACCGCCAGAAGGCAGTCGCAGCGGTAAATCCATAA
- a CDS encoding VanZ family protein: protein MTKKRELILRLGVAVYSLCIVCFCFTPQPQLPTGVETPGIQTFGRLVFLLTPLNSLWNLGEVTSLGQVLWIFLQNILNVFLLFPLVFQLIYLCPNLRQTKKILFLSFLLSLGIECTQLVLDFLFDFNRVFEIDDLWTNTLGGYLAWVLYKGLHKNKIRN, encoded by the coding sequence ATGACTAAAAAAAGAGAATTAATCTTAAGATTGGGAGTGGCTGTTTACAGCCTATGCATTGTCTGTTTTTGCTTCACTCCCCAGCCTCAACTTCCTACAGGAGTGGAAACTCCAGGTATTCAAACTTTTGGACGCCTGGTTTTTCTTTTAACTCCCTTAAACTCCCTTTGGAATCTGGGTGAAGTGACCAGTTTGGGACAAGTCCTTTGGATCTTTTTGCAGAACATTTTAAATGTCTTCTTGCTCTTCCCTCTGGTCTTTCAACTGATCTATCTCTGTCCAAACTTGCGACAAACCAAAAAAATCCTATTTCTCAGTTTTCTTTTGAGCTTAGGAATTGAATGTACGCAACTAGTTTTGGATTTTTTATTCGACTTTAATCGGGTCTTTGAGATTGATGATTTGTGGACCAATACTCTGGGAGGCTATCTGGCTTGGGTCCTCTATAAAGGACTGCATAAAAATAAGATAAGGAATTAG